From the Candidatus Zixiibacteriota bacterium genome, the window GCCAACAGCAATGCCAATCACCCCGGCTGCTGCCAACAGAGGTCCCAGTTTAATGCCGAATTGATCGAGCAGCAGCATCGCAGCCATGAATAGAATCGAAATGCCGAGAATATACTTACACATAGCCCCCAAAGTCTCCGCCCGCTTATGTAACTCCCGGTCATCATGTCGACCCTTGTAGACTGAGATCATATGATTCATAATCACTCTGGTCATAATCAGTGAAATGATTGTGAGCAGCGTAATTATTGCGACACTTAGTCCTCGCTCACTCAGCCAGTTGACAGCATTCTGCCATATATCAGCCATATCATATCTCCCATGTCAATGAGTGACTATATTGCCCAGATGATCTACAGCCATTTCCTTTTTCTGAAATACATGACAAGTCCTCCTCCAACTGCGAGCGCAACCAGCCAGAATAGCAGGTAACCGTATTTCAGGCCAAGCTCCGGCATGTTAAAGGGACTGACCGATGTATCGAAGTTCATGCCATAAATCCCGGCCAGGAAACCGAGCGGAATGAAAATAGTGGCAATGATCGTCAGGACTTTCATGACTTCATTCATGCGATTGCTGATGCTTGACAGGTATATATCCAGAAGCCCCGATACCATATCGCGAAATGTCTCGACGGTATCGATGACCTGTACGACATGTTCGTATAAATCGCGAACGTACGGTTTCGTATAGTCATGAATCAACGACGATTCCGATCTTTCAAGACCGCCGACAACTTCCCGGAGAGGCCAGACGCGCCGCCTCATCCCAAGCAATTCCCTCTTCATCTCATGGATTGTCTCGATGTCCTCCCGCTTCGGGTTCGTGACAAGATCCTCTTCAAGAGCTTCGATTTTCTCTCCATCGTTTTCCAACACGATAAAATAGTGATCGATGACAGCATCCATCAGCGCGTATGCGAGATAATCCGTTCCGAGGAATCTGACTCTCGGGACAGTCTTTTCGATCCTCTTTCTCACATGATCAAAAACATCGCCTTCCCTTTCCTGAAACGATATCAGATAGTTGGCCCCGAATACAAGACTTACCTGCTCTGAGACAAGCTCTCCACTCTTGGTGTCATGGTACAACATCTTCAAAACAATGAAAATATGGTTGTCAGCTTCTTCAATCTTCGGGCGCTGCCCGGTGTTAGCGATATCCTCGAGAATCAGATCATGCAATCCGAAATGCTGGCCGAGCTTGGCGATCAGCTCAACATCGTGCAGGCCACATATGTCAATCCATGTAAAAGATGATGTGTCTTTATACTGAAAGCATTCCTCGATGGTCTTGAGCTCAAGCGTCTTGTGGTTCGTCTGGTCGTAGTCTATAACGCTGATCTTGACTGTCTCAATCTTCCTCTCGCCTATGTGGACTACGGACCCCGGCTTGAGGCCGATCTTCTTCGAGAATTTCTTTATGTGTTTGACCATGACTCACTCCTGAGCACGTGATGATTAGCCATCTACGAAAAATGACGGCCGGAGAGCTCAAATGCAAGTTAAAACCGATTAGGATCTCTGAATGAAGGGCAGATTTCTATCGAGCAGCAAGATCAACAGGAGATCGTCGGTGGAACAGAGCATGTGCTTGTCATTGAGAAAGGAATTGGACCGAGTGATGGAGACTGCAACCGCGATGCGTTTGAGGCGTATGTATGTCACCCGGTACTGCAGTCAGCATAACAATGCGCTCCCGCAGCTAAGCTAATCTGCGCAGAGAATAAGTCAACTTGAGTATCGAGGTTTAACCGCGCACATACACGTGCGATTCCTCGCCGGTAATTGGCTAAGGGAGGATTGGGGAGATTTTGTGAAATCAAACAGTCTTGCTTATTTCCTCTCCAACTTATATCCGTCTTCGATCTTATCCG encodes:
- the corA gene encoding magnesium/cobalt transporter CorA; translation: MVKHIKKFSKKIGLKPGSVVHIGERKIETVKISVIDYDQTNHKTLELKTIEECFQYKDTSSFTWIDICGLHDVELIAKLGQHFGLHDLILEDIANTGQRPKIEEADNHIFIVLKMLYHDTKSGELVSEQVSLVFGANYLISFQEREGDVFDHVRKRIEKTVPRVRFLGTDYLAYALMDAVIDHYFIVLENDGEKIEALEEDLVTNPKREDIETIHEMKRELLGMRRRVWPLREVVGGLERSESSLIHDYTKPYVRDLYEHVVQVIDTVETFRDMVSGLLDIYLSSISNRMNEVMKVLTIIATIFIPLGFLAGIYGMNFDTSVSPFNMPELGLKYGYLLFWLVALAVGGGLVMYFRKRKWL